Proteins found in one Amycolatopsis umgeniensis genomic segment:
- a CDS encoding YbaB/EbfC family nucleoid-associated protein — protein sequence MTRPNELGDLIRDPDEAERKLDQWAQGLEDKAQRYAAAQERTEQLRLSASSSDGAVKVTVGADGGVTGLEFGNKARTYPLEELSRQILATMHQAQAGIAGQVAEVMQETLGDEDQETRSLMIGTLRSRFPEIEDEEPPADDAPPPPSAETPQAPREKRHEAPEDEGNSPW from the coding sequence GTGACCCGCCCGAACGAGCTCGGGGATCTCATCAGGGACCCCGACGAGGCAGAACGCAAGTTGGACCAGTGGGCCCAAGGTCTCGAGGACAAGGCTCAGCGCTACGCGGCCGCCCAGGAGCGGACAGAGCAGTTGCGGCTGTCCGCGTCCAGCTCCGACGGCGCCGTCAAGGTGACCGTCGGGGCGGACGGCGGCGTGACGGGCCTCGAATTCGGCAACAAGGCGAGGACGTACCCGCTCGAGGAGCTGTCGCGGCAGATCCTCGCGACCATGCACCAGGCGCAGGCCGGGATCGCGGGCCAGGTCGCCGAGGTCATGCAGGAAACGCTCGGCGACGAGGACCAGGAGACCCGGTCGCTGATGATCGGCACCCTGCGCAGCCGCTTCCCCGAAATCGAGGACGAAGAGCCTCCAGCGGACGACGCGCCCCCGCCACCGTCCGCCGAGACCCCGCAGGCGCCTCGTGAGAAGCGCCACGAAGCGCCGGAAGACGAGGGCAACTCACCCTGGTGA
- a CDS encoding type VII secretion target, whose product MTASFEVDPDDLTAHASHLDGLVDRLDTAHGATGSAMSSDAYGLLCAFLPPIVNPTGERAAEAIKSAAEGIRATADNVRTAAKSYVEGDKNNAEPFNADFKALDIGGKK is encoded by the coding sequence GTGACGGCTTCGTTCGAAGTCGATCCGGACGACCTGACCGCGCACGCGAGCCATCTCGACGGGCTCGTGGACCGTTTGGACACCGCGCACGGCGCGACCGGTTCGGCGATGTCGTCGGACGCGTACGGCCTGCTGTGCGCGTTCCTGCCGCCGATCGTCAACCCGACCGGCGAACGCGCGGCGGAGGCGATCAAATCCGCCGCGGAAGGGATCCGGGCGACGGCGGACAACGTCCGCACCGCCGCGAAGTCCTATGTAGAGGGCGACAAGAACAACGCGGAACCGTTCAACGCCGATTTCAAGGCCTTGGACATCGGAGGAAAGAAGTGA